The Deinococcus yavapaiensis KR-236 DNA segment CGGCTTGAATTTCTGGCCTGTGGCATGCTCGAGTTGGGCGGCGAGCCGCAAGGCGGACAAGCTCGTCGCGGGCAACACCGGGACGCCCGCGCGCGTCGCTTCCGACCACGCCTCGCCCGTGAGGTCGAGAAGGGTATGGTACGGCTGCAGCACGCCGCGCGGCAGCGAGCCGTTGGTGAGCACGACGAGATCGGCGCGCTCGGCGTAGCCGCCGAACGAGGTATCGCGCGTGCTGACCGCGTACGCGTTCGTTCCGGCGGGCAGCAAGGCGAGGTCACGCTGCGCTTCGGGCAAGTCGTCCGTGGCGATCGTGAGCATCGACGGCCCGAGGCGCGCGAGGCTGAGGGCCGCGCGCAGCGGCGCATCTCGGCCGAGCAGCAGCAGGCGCGCGCCGCGCACGGCGTAGCGGCTGTCGTCCACGAGGCGCACGAGGGCTTCTTCCAGAGTGTGCGTGCCGTACGTCGATCCGGCGAGCGCGATCGCGTCCACGCGTCCTTGACGGCGGGCCAAGGCGTCGGGCTGCACCGCGCCGAACACCGCCTCCTCCTTGTGCGGCGCGACGAGCGCGCCCACGAAGCGCAGCGTTCGCAGGGCGTCGAGGACGTTCGTCAAATTGTCCTCGGGCACGCGCAAGGCGGTCAGGCCCAGTTCGCGCAGAGCGACCGCGACTTCGGGCCGATGTCCGACGAGGGCGAGGGCCGCGTCCATCACAGCACGTCCTGGGTGGTGCCGCGCTTGCGGAAGTTGTTTTGGTCCTTGCGCCAGCGTTGCACGCGCGTGAGGGCCGAAGCGAGCGGCGAAAGGGCGAGGTCGTAGCCGGGAAACCACACTTTCTCGCCGCCGAAGTTCTCCTTCATCTTGTACACGCCGAACGAGTGCTTGTCGCCGCTGAGGGTTCGCGGAATGCCCCAAAAGTCGAAGCTCGTGTATCCGCGCCGCTTCGCGTCGAGCATGGCGTGCCAGTAGAAGGCGGTGGGCGCCTTGACGTCTTTGCGCTCCGAGCCGTCGGGCGTGGCGCGGTCGTCCTTGATGGAGCCGCCGAAGAGGTAGTTGGTGGCGCCGCCCATCGCCAGGAAGAAGCCGCCCGCGAGGGCGCGCCCCTCGTGCCGAGCGAGGACGAGGTATGCTTCGCCGCCGTGCGCGGCGCCTTCGCGCAGCATCGTTTCGTAGTACGCTCGGGGAAAGGCGCCGAGCTTGGCGCGCTCGTTCGTCGCGGTGAAGACGTCCCAGAACGCCTCGAAATCTTCGTCGCGTCCCGCCGTCACGCCGTACTTCTGCGCGGTGCGGACGTTGCGGCGCACCATAGAGTGCAAGTTGGCGAACAGCTCGTCTTCGCTCGGCACGAGGCTCGTGACGATGGTGTGCTCGGGCTGCTCGGCTTGCGCTCGGCGCCACGGTCCGAGCGCGTCGGGAATGAGGTGCGCGGGCCGCGCGAGGGGCGGCTCGATCAGGACCTTGACGTCCGTCGGGCGCGCGACACGTTTGATGGCGCTCGCCACGTCGGCGAGCAAGTTGATGTCCTCCAGGGCGGGGCCGCGCGGCGCGTACAGATAACTCAAGCCCGGCGCGAGAGGACGGCGCAAAAGCTGCAAGGCGCCGACGGCTCGCCCGTCGCGGCGAACGAGATAGCGCGCGGGTTCGAAGCCCAGGACGCGCCGCGCTTCACCGTACGCCCAGCCTTGCAGAGCGCTCGTGATGGGCAGCGAGCGTACGACGTCGTCGTACGCGTGAGGATCGGTGGTGGGTTCCAGGGCGAGTCGCACCACGAGATTGTACCGCCTGGCCGCGCACCGCTCGGTCAGGAACGATTCTTGAGCGGTTCGGGCGGCAGCGTCGGCTCGGACGGATCGCTGGCGGGGCGGGGCGGTTCGGGTGACGGATGGGGCGTCGGCAACTCGGGATCGAGAACCGGGCTCGGCGTCTCGAAGGGCGGCAGACGCTCGGGAACCTCGCCGGGAAGGTCGGGAGGCGGAATCGTAGGGGGAATGTCTTGAGGCTGGGTCATGCGGACTCGTCCGGATCGCGCGAAGAGCGAGGATCGACTTCGCCGCCCGCGCTCTGGTCGGGCGTGCGCAAGGAGTTGTACACGTCCTTCACGCCGTCCACGGCGAGGGCTGCCTCGGCGGCGAGGCGCATCGCGTCACGGTTGACGGCGATGCCGTACAAGTACGCTTCGCCGCGCTCCACGCGAACGTCGAGGGCTGTGATCGGCAGCGTGGAGAGGGCCCCTCGCACCGTCGTCTCGAGCGCGGCGTCGTTCGGCGGATCTCGCCCGTCGTCTTGAAGAGTGTCACCTTCGTGGTCGCGGTTCTCGCCTTGAAAGCCGTAGTCACCGCTGCCATAGCCGTAGCCGAGGTCGGCTTGCCCTTGATGGGCGTGGTCTTGCGTTCGCGGGTCGGGCGCCTTGTCGTCGCTCATGAAGTCCTCCGTGCCTTATGCCTCAGTCGTCGTCGTGCGTCGCGCGATGCGCCGCCTCGTCGTCCGTGAACCCCTCGCCGTACTCGGTCACACCGTCGCCCGACAACCCGATTCCGAACGGATCGTCCTGTTTGTCGGGCGCGCGGTTCTCCTTCTCGGTGAGGGGCGTGTCGGTGGGGTGACGCTCGGGATCGGTCATGCGTCGATGCTAAGCGCGCGAGGTGGCGCCTTCGTGTTGAGCGCCTCAAGGATCATTCGAGATCGTCGAGGTCGTGCAGCAAGCGAGCGTCGCCGTCGTCGGGCGTATGGTGTCGCTCGACGAGACGAATCACCTCGGGGCGCGCGTTCACTGCCTGAAGCATCGACGCGCCGAGGCGAGCGTGCCGAGCGCGCACCTGCACGAAGCCCACGGGCAGACGCGCCGCGAAGCGCATCGGAACGAGCCCCGCGAGAACGCGTTCCGCGACTCGGTAAGGCCGCGTGCTCTTGCCGCAGTCGTGCAGGAGGGCGGCGGCGACGAGGTGAGGCGGCGCGTCGGGCCGCACGGTCAGCAGCGTACGCGCGACTCGGCACGCGTGTTCGCGGTCGCGCGGATCCATGGCGAGGTAGACGACGCCTTCGCCGCCTTGGAGAAAACGGGCGGCGAAGGCGTCGTCGGGCCGAGCCCGGCTCGCGTGCAGACTGCGCGCGAGCCGGGCGATCTTGCCGAGGAGGTTGGCGGCCAAGAGCTCAGTCGGCGGAAACGGCGTCGGTCGCAACGTCGCTCGAAGCGACTTCGAGGTGCGCCAG contains these protein-coding regions:
- a CDS encoding shikimate dehydrogenase — its product is MDAALALVGHRPEVAVALRELGLTALRVPEDNLTNVLDALRTLRFVGALVAPHKEEAVFGAVQPDALARRQGRVDAIALAGSTYGTHTLEEALVRLVDDSRYAVRGARLLLLGRDAPLRAALSLARLGPSMLTIATDDLPEAQRDLALLPAGTNAYAVSTRDTSFGGYAERADLVVLTNGSLPRGVLQPYHTLLDLTGEAWSEATRAGVPVLPATSLSALRLAAQLEHATGQKFKPEALAGVAQVLM
- a CDS encoding lipid II:glycine glycyltransferase FemX, with product MRLALEPTTDPHAYDDVVRSLPITSALQGWAYGEARRVLGFEPARYLVRRDGRAVGALQLLRRPLAPGLSYLYAPRGPALEDINLLADVASAIKRVARPTDVKVLIEPPLARPAHLIPDALGPWRRAQAEQPEHTIVTSLVPSEDELFANLHSMVRRNVRTAQKYGVTAGRDEDFEAFWDVFTATNERAKLGAFPRAYYETMLREGAAHGGEAYLVLARHEGRALAGGFFLAMGGATNYLFGGSIKDDRATPDGSERKDVKAPTAFYWHAMLDAKRRGYTSFDFWGIPRTLSGDKHSFGVYKMKENFGGEKVWFPGYDLALSPLASALTRVQRWRKDQNNFRKRGTTQDVL
- a CDS encoding BON domain-containing protein produces the protein MSDDKAPDPRTQDHAHQGQADLGYGYGSGDYGFQGENRDHEGDTLQDDGRDPPNDAALETTVRGALSTLPITALDVRVERGEAYLYGIAVNRDAMRLAAEAALAVDGVKDVYNSLRTPDQSAGGEVDPRSSRDPDESA
- a CDS encoding HD domain-containing protein codes for the protein MAANLLGKIARLARSLHASRARPDDAFAARFLQGGEGVVYLAMDPRDREHACRVARTLLTVRPDAPPHLVAAALLHDCGKSTRPYRVAERVLAGLVPMRFAARLPVGFVQVRARHARLGASMLQAVNARPEVIRLVERHHTPDDGDARLLHDLDDLE